The Nitrosomonas communis genome has a segment encoding these proteins:
- a CDS encoding PilN domain-containing protein — MRDLKLKFPYIAQQARYIDYILLGLGFMIFIACFYQLKSVMEEAAHWEARIDRLEQQQQHKKTPRTPVARITQETQKELKQAKEVLRQINLPWEALFDSLEYTVSEEIALLSVQPNIANRAIRVAGEARNLAALTDFVEAIEREEVFENAYVINYKVKQENLHRPIAFSVTTTWID, encoded by the coding sequence ATGCGTGACCTGAAACTGAAATTTCCTTATATAGCGCAACAAGCGCGTTATATCGATTATATTTTGCTGGGATTAGGTTTCATGATTTTTATTGCCTGCTTTTATCAGCTGAAATCAGTCATGGAAGAAGCTGCGCATTGGGAAGCACGTATCGATCGTCTTGAGCAACAACAACAGCATAAAAAGACACCGAGAACGCCGGTTGCACGAATTACTCAAGAAACACAAAAGGAGCTTAAACAGGCAAAGGAAGTGTTGCGACAAATCAATTTGCCCTGGGAAGCGTTATTTGATTCCTTGGAATATACGGTAAGCGAGGAAATTGCATTATTATCTGTGCAACCGAATATAGCTAATCGAGCGATACGGGTTGCGGGTGAAGCGAGAAATTTAGCAGCATTGACTGATTTTGTCGAAGCGATTGAGCGAGAAGAAGTGTTTGAAAATGCATATGTGATCAACTATAAAGTGAAGCAAGAGAATCTCCATCGACCAATTGCTTTTTCTGTGACGACAACATGGATCGATTGA
- a CDS encoding FecR domain-containing protein translates to MKSVRFFFIILLLTLLMSCAQLATRNRAFLEGQQLIAQGQLDAGLKKLEQAAYEEPDNREIRTVLTRQREAIANQILNEAENLRAAGNFDSAEQQYRHVQEITPNSERAKAGLEALYLDRHQQFFIEQAREALARNDVEGAEAAVRAVLQENPMNGDARLLIREINQRLSRAEEPGLALMTTFDKPITMEFRDASLKTIFELISRTAGINFIFDKSVQQESKTSIFVRDNRIEDVLKLLLVTNQLAYKILNDNSLLIYPDTPAKQKEYQELVVRSFHVVNTDVKQMVSMIRGLVKAKDIYVNEKLNLFVMRDTLEAIRLVERLVAINDFPDPEVMLDVEVLEVNRNNVAKLGPNFPGSITYTPNPGGTDASGNPIAAAATTTLDQMTFGLKNFSVSNQVVIDLRKDLTFNDLLANPRIRVKNREKAKILIGSRQPIITSNVTGTAATVSQSVTFIDVGLKLEVEPVISPNNEVAIKVMLEVSSITGFEAGTTAGSRFPVVGTRTAETLLSSNDGETHVLAGLINDDDKRSLGGIPGLIDTPILNRLFGNQSLNRQKTEIILLITPRIVRNVTQPTKLESEFYSGTANAAGRLQTSIRKTLPQSLALAPSGPALGARSVFGGAQPTPSTSMAESAPNPFAAAAAQQAGGASPSLTLLAPTTVPMDREFTATVRLVTQKTNLASELNLTYDKDLLEALDGGEKSGVRTIKLGREEPSGMTTVLRFKAISPNPGTAEIAVQSLTAQDDKGNPVEVSLPPPVSVEIQ, encoded by the coding sequence ATGAAATCAGTCAGATTTTTCTTCATTATTTTGCTGCTGACACTATTAATGAGCTGTGCACAATTAGCTACCAGAAATCGGGCATTTTTAGAAGGCCAGCAATTGATTGCGCAAGGTCAACTTGATGCAGGCTTGAAGAAACTTGAGCAGGCAGCTTATGAAGAGCCTGATAACAGAGAAATCCGTACAGTACTGACACGACAGCGTGAGGCGATCGCCAATCAAATACTCAACGAGGCGGAAAATTTACGAGCAGCGGGGAATTTTGATAGTGCTGAACAGCAATACCGCCATGTGCAGGAAATCACCCCTAATAGCGAGCGCGCCAAAGCAGGGTTAGAAGCACTGTATCTGGATCGGCATCAACAATTCTTTATTGAACAAGCCAGAGAGGCGCTCGCTCGAAATGATGTGGAAGGTGCTGAGGCGGCCGTGCGCGCGGTGTTACAGGAAAACCCGATGAATGGAGATGCGCGCTTATTAATTAGAGAGATTAATCAACGCCTTAGTCGGGCTGAAGAACCTGGGCTGGCATTAATGACCACTTTTGATAAACCTATCACAATGGAATTTCGCGATGCGAGTTTGAAAACGATTTTTGAGCTGATATCACGCACCGCAGGGATCAATTTTATTTTTGATAAAAGTGTTCAGCAGGAGTCGAAAACATCTATTTTTGTACGCGATAACAGAATCGAAGATGTTTTAAAATTGTTGCTAGTCACTAATCAACTTGCTTATAAGATATTGAACGACAATTCGTTGTTGATCTATCCGGATACTCCGGCCAAACAAAAAGAATATCAAGAGCTTGTGGTGCGCAGTTTCCATGTGGTCAATACCGACGTCAAACAGATGGTATCGATGATCCGCGGATTGGTCAAAGCTAAGGATATTTACGTTAATGAGAAGCTCAATCTTTTTGTGATGCGCGATACATTGGAGGCAATCCGTTTGGTAGAACGACTGGTTGCCATCAATGATTTTCCCGATCCAGAGGTCATGCTTGATGTGGAAGTATTGGAAGTTAACCGAAACAATGTAGCCAAGCTTGGACCTAATTTTCCAGGAAGTATTACTTACACTCCCAATCCCGGTGGCACTGACGCAAGCGGTAATCCCATTGCGGCAGCTGCTACAACTACACTGGATCAGATGACCTTTGGTTTAAAGAATTTTTCGGTCAGCAACCAGGTCGTGATTGATTTAAGAAAAGATCTTACCTTTAATGACCTGCTGGCCAATCCGCGTATTCGTGTCAAGAATCGCGAGAAAGCTAAAATTCTGATTGGCAGCAGACAACCTATCATTACTTCCAATGTCACGGGGACTGCAGCTACCGTATCACAATCAGTGACTTTCATTGATGTGGGATTGAAACTGGAAGTTGAACCTGTCATTTCTCCGAATAATGAGGTGGCCATCAAGGTGATGCTTGAAGTAAGTTCGATAACAGGTTTCGAAGCAGGCACAACGGCGGGGAGTCGGTTCCCTGTCGTAGGAACACGGACAGCAGAGACTTTACTGTCCTCAAATGATGGTGAAACGCATGTATTGGCGGGCTTGATTAACGACGATGATAAAAGAAGCCTGGGGGGTATACCAGGATTGATCGATACGCCGATCCTGAACAGGTTGTTTGGGAATCAAAGTCTGAATCGTCAAAAGACAGAGATTATATTGTTAATCACCCCGCGCATTGTACGTAATGTTACGCAACCGACCAAACTGGAGAGCGAGTTTTATTCTGGTACGGCCAATGCGGCTGGAAGATTGCAGACGTCTATTCGTAAGACATTGCCACAATCCCTAGCCCTGGCTCCTTCCGGGCCGGCGTTAGGTGCTCGCTCTGTTTTTGGAGGAGCACAGCCGACACCGTCAACGTCAATGGCTGAATCTGCTCCTAATCCATTTGCTGCAGCGGCTGCGCAACAAGCTGGTGGGGCTTCTCCATCACTTACCTTGTTAGCGCCGACCACTGTGCCCATGGATCGAGAATTTACCGCAACGGTGAGACTGGTTACCCAGAAAACCAATCTGGCGAGTGAACTTAATCTGACATACGATAAGGATCTGCTGGAAGCGCTGGATGGCGGTGAGAAATCTGGAGTTCGGACTATCAAGCTGGGTAGGGAAGAACCAAGTGGAATGACAACTGTCTTACGTTTCAAAGCGATCAGTCCCAATCCGGGGACCGCTGAAATTGCTGTTCAAAGTTTGACAGCACAAGACGACAAAGGAAACCCGGTTGAGGTGAGCTTGCCACCTCCCGTAAGTGTCGAGATCCAGTAG
- a CDS encoding type II secretion system protein: MRKRSSGLITTSRGFTLVELMVVVAIIATLATAVMPLREIAVKREKEQELRLALRQIRTAIDAYKQAADEGRVEKKADEVGYPRKLEDLAKGVPNIKDPKKNMIYFLRRLPRDPMFADEDMDVPDVDTWGKRSYESPPDNPEEGDDVFDIYSRSSQKGLNGIPYNQW, encoded by the coding sequence ATGCGAAAACGAAGCTCAGGATTGATAACAACCTCTCGTGGATTCACTCTGGTCGAATTGATGGTGGTGGTGGCTATCATCGCTACTTTGGCTACTGCAGTGATGCCGTTACGTGAGATTGCCGTTAAGCGTGAGAAGGAACAAGAATTACGTCTTGCCTTGCGTCAAATTCGTACTGCAATCGATGCTTATAAACAGGCTGCGGATGAGGGACGAGTGGAAAAGAAAGCAGATGAGGTGGGTTATCCCCGCAAATTGGAAGATCTGGCGAAAGGTGTGCCCAATATAAAGGATCCTAAAAAAAATATGATTTATTTTTTGCGACGTTTGCCGCGTGATCCTATGTTTGCCGACGAAGATATGGATGTACCTGACGTTGACACGTGGGGAAAGCGTAGCTACGAGAGCCCACCCGATAATCCGGAAGAAGGTGACGATGTGTTTGATATCTATTCTCGCTCCAGTCAAAAGGGGCTGAACGGGATTCCTTATAATCAGTGGTAA
- a CDS encoding type II secretion system protein, translated as MRILDFYRRAGFTLIELLVVMAVIATLLSIVAPRYFNSVDRAKEAVLRQNLSIVRDAIDKFYADRGVYPLNLEQLVEERYIRAIPIDPITDSALTWIEVPPPGEEVEGVYDLHSSSDKQALDGTFYDKW; from the coding sequence ATGAGAATACTTGATTTTTACCGGCGCGCCGGTTTTACACTCATTGAGTTATTGGTTGTCATGGCAGTGATTGCTACTTTACTCAGTATTGTTGCACCGAGATATTTCAATTCAGTCGATCGGGCTAAAGAGGCTGTATTGCGTCAAAATCTGAGTATCGTGCGTGATGCGATTGATAAATTCTATGCTGATAGGGGAGTTTATCCGCTTAATTTGGAGCAATTGGTGGAAGAGCGTTATATTCGTGCTATTCCGATTGATCCAATTACCGACAGTGCTTTAACATGGATTGAAGTGCCTCCGCCTGGTGAGGAGGTTGAAGGCGTGTATGATCTACACAGTAGCTCTGATAAGCAGGCATTAGATGGAACATTTTACGATAAATGGTGA